A stretch of Buteo buteo chromosome 9, bButBut1.hap1.1, whole genome shotgun sequence DNA encodes these proteins:
- the LOC142034775 gene encoding keratin, type I cytoskeletal 19-like: MSCSIKQTPGSLRGRTSGGSCVIGGGGGGGGARISSVSSGRYTTCGIGGSRGFSGRSYCGSVNYGGGLSTGSLVGGNYGGGLGAAVLGGCSGIGFSGGSARFGGGIGGGLGGGLGIGLGGGVVGGGFAGDGILLSGDEKVTMQNLNDRLASYLDKVRCLEQENADLECRIREWYAKQGPFCEPRDYSCYYKEIEDLQNQIVCATIDNNKIILNIDNSRMTADDFRVKYETELALRQSVEADINGLRQVLDQLTLCRSDLEAQLESLREELCCLKKNHEEEMNCLRKQSTGDVSVEVNACPGPDLRKILEEMRCQYETLIERNRKEVEDWYECKIEEVNREVITSGQEVETCNNQVTELRRQLQALEIDLQAQLSQRDNLESSLAETECRYNNHLAELQSQITCVEQQLADLRAEMECQNQEYKILLDVKCRLEQEIHTYRCLLEGGQQDLIQQGGIGQSSGLGGGVARTSGIGGGGIIRTSHTYTSSAQMPSCAAAEIQVPCRRICD; encoded by the exons ATGAGTTGTAGTATTAAGCAGACACCTGGCTCTCTCAGAGGCAGGACCAGTGGTGGCAGCTGTGTTATtggtggcggtggtggtggtggaggagcACGGATCTCCTCAGTCTCTTCTGGAAGATACACAACTTGCGGGATAGGTGGTAGCCGAGGGTTTTCTGGTAGAAGCTACTGTGGTAGTGTGAATTACGGCGGAGGACTGAGCACTGGCAGTTTGGTTGGTGGAAACTATGGAGGTGGCTTAGGAGCCGCTGTCCTTGGAGGATGCTCAGGCATTGGATTCAGCGGTGGCAGTGCTCGCTTTGGCGGTGGCATTGGAGGTGGCCTTGGAGGTGGCCTTGGTATTGGTCTTGGTGGAGGGGTAGTTGGAGGTGGTTTTGCTGGTGATGGCATTCTTCTTTCTGGTGATGAAAAGGTCACCATGCAGAATCTTAACGACCGCCTGGCTTCTTACCTGGACAAGGTGAGGTGCCTGGAACAAGAAAATGCTGACTTGGAGTGCAGAATCAGGGAGTGGTATGCCAAGCAGGGCCCTTTTTGTGAGCCACGGGACTACAGCTGCTATTATAAAGAAATAGAAGATCTTCAAAATCAG ATTGTCTGCGCAACCATAGACAACAACAAGATCATTTTGAACATCGATAACAGCAGGATGACAGCCGACGACTTCCGAGTGAA GTACGAGACAGAGCTGGCCCTGCGCCAGAGCGTGGAGGCTGACATTAATGGCTTACGCCAAGTCCTGGATCAGCTGACGCTCTGCAGGTCTGACCTGGAGGCACAGCTGGAGTCGCTGCGGGAGGAGCTCTGCTGCCTGAAGAAGAACCACGAGGAG GAAATGAACTGTCTGAGGAAACAATCGACTGGAGATGTGAGCGTGGAGGTCAATGCCTGCCCTGGCCCAGACCTCAGAAAGATCCTGGAGGAGATGAGGTGCCAGTATGAAACACTGATTGAACGCAATCGCAAAGAAGTTGAGGATTGGTATGAGTGCAAG ATTGAGGAGGTGAATCGGGAGGTTATTACAAGCGGTCAGGAGGTAGAGACGTGCAATAACCAAGTCACTGAACTGAGACGCCAATTGCAAGCCCTGGAAATCGATCTCCAGGCTCAGCTCAGCCAG AGGGACAACCTGGAATCCTCGCTGGCTGAGACAGAGTGTCGTTACAACAATCACCTTGCTGAGCTCCAGAGCCAGATCACATGCGTGGAGCAGCAACTGGCTGATCTACGTGCAGAAATGGAATGCCAGAACCAAGAGTACAAGATCCTGCTGGACGTCAAATGCCGTCTGGAGCAGGAGATCCATACATACCGCTGCCTGCTAGAGGGTGGACAGCAGGACCTTAT TCAGCAAGGAGGAATTGGTCAGTCTTCGGGTCTAGGAGGAGGAGTTGCAAGAACAAGTGGAATAGGAGGAGGAGGTATCATTAGAACAAGCCACACGTACACTTCATCTGCCCAGATGCCATCCTGTGCAGCTGCGGAGATACAAG TGCCTTGCAGAAGGATTTGTGATTAA